GATTATAAATGTATAACAATGAGGAATTGTGTTAGACCAAGTCGTCCCTCTACTTTAAGGTAATTTGTGCTATATTGTGTAGAACATTAATATACAATGTGGCTGGGACTGAAAAGCACCAACCAATACATAGTTAAATTGATGATCAACAACGTTCTCCCGCAACACCTCAAAGACACCAAATTCAAGAAAATTTGAGACAGGAATACACCTGGGAGAGATGAACAGGATCACACCAACATGCACTCTGCACCAAAGCTACTTTTTTGCTCGATGAGTCAAGCACATTAACACCAAAGGTTGCGCAAGTTAGAACTCCAAAACCTCttctaggtgggagccactccTGGCACAGCGGAATGGAATAGAACGGAGACGAGCACGATAACACAAAATTGCAAGTACATGCATGGAGTAGCAATGTTCAAGATAAAATTTGTAAGGCGGCAAGGAAGATTGGGTACATGTAAAAGAATAGAAAGTTTGTGCTATACTGACTAGTTGTACTCCTGTAAGATGCTTCCATACAAAACTTGACCAAAAGACAAAGATGAATAAAGCGACCCATCGcacaaaaaagaagaaaaccaATGAGCTAAACTGTgtaaaattaattgaaattgtGGAGGTCATGAAAATACTGCGAGCTGAATTTGTGAATCATGCTATTTAGTTCAAAATTATCACTCTTCTGAAGATAGTGTGAGCTTGTGTGTGATACAAGGAATTTCCAATGAAAACACATGCTTAGGTAAATACATAAGCAACTCCACATAAACAACATAGACCAAAATTAGAGATCCTTAATTTGGAGACCCTTGTGTGGTCTGATTAGACCATCCACATGCTCAGAACCAATTCTGCATGATCACTCAATATACCTCCCAAGTCCCAACCTTCACTTCATTCAAATTTATCAGAACAATAGTTTCataaacaaattataataaaataatcaaaattttcaacattaaattAGATTAAAACCAAACATTAAATTAGATTAAAACCAATTCATTTATTAGAAAATTATTAAACACATCATCAtatgtttttcattgttttttctactatatagaaataaatataaatttcaaacacAAAATAATCATTCCCACATAGTTCTTAAATATTATTCCATGATCACTAATCAGAGCAAGCAacaaaactataataaaaagaaatgtaaACTAAATTTGAGGCCTTATAGAAGTCCTACACCATCACTCACTCACTCACTCAGAGCGAGTAGCATACCTCTCGACCTTCTCATCATTCAAGTTAATCCCAACCATAGCTTCCCCTAATCCACAACTAACCTCAGCCAGCATCTCTGGGTCACTATAATGTGTAACCGCCCGCACAATTGCTCTTGCCCTTCTACTAGGATCCCCACTTTTAAACACACCCGACCCGACAAACACTCCATCACAGCCCAATTGCATCATCAATGCCGCATCGGCTGGTGTTGCCACCCCACCAGCAGCAAAATGCACAACAGGAAGCCTACCAAGTTGCTTAGTTTGCATCACTAAATCATAAGGAGCAGAAATATTTTTAGCAAATGTAAAAacttcatcatcatccatgTTACGAAGAACCCGAATATCACCCATTACAGATCTTACATGTCTTACTGCTTCAATTATATTACCCGTGCCTGCTTCACCCTTGGTCCGAATCATAGCAGCCCCTTCTCGGATCCTTCTTAATGCTTCACCCAAATTCCTACATCCACAAACAAACGGAATCTGAAAATTATGTTTATTAATATGATTCTCATCATCAGCTAAGGTTAAAACCTCGGATTCATCAACATAATCAACCCCAATTGCTTCAAGTATTTGGGCTTCAACAAAATGGCCAATTCGGGCTTTCGCCATAACGGGAATGGTAACAGCCCGTTTGATTTCTTTGATTAGTTGCGGGTCAGACATACGGGCAACACCGCCTTGAGCACGGATATCCGCTGGAACACGTTCAAGTGCCATAACAGCACATGCACCAGCTTCTTCAGCGATTCGGGCTTGTTCTGCGTTGACAACATCCATGATAACTCCGCCCCGAAGCATTTGGGCAAGACCTACTTTGACGGAAAATGGGGATTTGGTATTTGTTGTGGTTTCCGTAATAGCCCCGTTTCCATAAAGGGTTACGACGCCGCTTCCTGACATAACTGTTTGGTTTGGAAGATGAGGAATAAGagatttaagggttttgaaggaagaagaagatggattaATTGAATTCAATATGGGATTTTATGGGTGGATGGGATTTTTTTGGGAAAAGGCGATTACAGAGAGGATTGCGATAGCCAAGAATTTGTCGAGGAGGAGGTATGTTCGTCGGTATGTTGGTACTTGTTTGTGGTGATTTTGTTTGGAAAATGCCAATAGGGTGTGTGtttaatacttcctccatttcataatacccgctacatgttttttttgacaatttcatattacttgctacattttcgtttttagtaataaaacaatcatttaaagttctacttacccctatttttatcctactttatactctatactctataataaaatactatacaatactctataaagtaacctaacaacctatttttcctttttctttttcaattaacaataataaaatattatactttatgaagtaaacaatcagctacagtgtaggtcaatcacttttcttaattcccgtactcatgcaaatgtagcaactaaaacggaacggaggaagtatgtttAGATTTGATTTGAATCTCCTAAggttttatttaattgaatataaTCTGGTTTGATCTAATTTAATCATTCTTATATGATTTGATCTCGTCATGTCATGTTAGGTCTGATCTATATGATTTCATATTGTTACTGCTATGATATctcaaaaaaaatagttaatgCTATTATAATCTATAACTAATACTAAAAGAAAATACGACTGATATCATCACCTTTAAAAATGTTTACGTGTCGCTTCCTCATCTAAATTTTTCttctaaaattaaatgatgatgtcattgttattaattattataattatctttAACTTACTACTTTCGTATTttgagtatattattattcttattaattatttttttttattttttaggtcAAATTTAATGCATTAGAAAACtatgtattatattttatttatttcaattatttataaaatattttcaattttattggatattttgagatggttaaaacataatatacttttatttcaattatttataaaatattttcaattttattggatatgttgagatggttaaaacataatatactttaaatataatttctttttgttatttatactcTTTGTTTACATAAATTCAATGattaattctaatatgatttaggttgtgactatctttatataagtcacttatatttttatgagaaaaaattatttttgtcgtttaaactaataaaataattttacatatttttatgtatttatatatgattttaaactgttttattaatagtaataatattttataattctaTAAACTAATgtaatagttatttttattagaaaaaattattatgttatttattattaaaaaaactcataatttcgtATTGTACCCAGGGTATGAACCATTTGctcttttattcaaaataaaaaatataaatataaatattattatagtgCACACAATGCAAAATATGATATAATGTACGTAATGTATACAACTGTTTAAAATGAAGCgaaatataactataatgtacaatttacttttaaaattttaatttcttaatttatacaaatatgtcaGAAATTTTGATAAAGCCATGCATCGCACAGGGACTAtctagtatttttattaatgataatactCCCTCTTGTTCACTTTAAAtgtcttgtttgtttttcaatactattcatcaatcattcttataatatgttttgtttttaatctataagttaaaacatattcatctgggatcttgtttgatttgtcttattTAACTTTGCCTACTTAGCCTTTACTCTTATTCACTAACATCCATCATGTCTCTAGTCTATATACTCTTTATACTTATTCACTAATTAAATTCTCACTTTGTGCTAATTCTGAATAGGTTTCATTTTCCTAATTCCTTCAAATTTTCGTTTTTTTTACTTCgaccttttttgttttttcattctttcaattttcctaaattttagACAAGCTTTCAAAGCCTTGGCACTGATACCAACTATAACAGATTAAAAGTTATGAAGGAAAAAACTAATTAGAATTTTGCATTTTTCAAGCAGAAGCTCACTTTTGTCAGCACAATTAAgaggttacttaaaggttaaaccaATGTCCAAGcaaaatacttgaaccaaaaccaaagaaatataGCTAAAGTCTTAACTatccaaaataaaggaaaattacaaccaaattaaaataagtccaaaattcaaattacatctTTAAAATAGTCCAAACCTAAACAATTGAACttatagtctctcaaatacaataaggtagtgtttggcaacataaaattcatttgaaaataggGAATCGAATTTTGGCTTTTAAATTCAAGAATTATAAATGACACCTATATACTTAGAATTTGCAAATTTTGATACTTGAccaatttttcattgttttcgAAAATCCATGGAATTGACCTAATTTCACATTTTCAAATTCAAGATTTAACAAACGTAGTATTTGGGCcaatttaacatttgaaaatgaatttcaagttGCCAAACATACCATAAAGAGATTCAAAGAAAAGGGAGTCGTACTCCAGCTCAAGTTCAACCTCCGCTTGCATATCAATTCTCCATTGAGATTCATGGGGGTTcaatctaaaaacaaaaccatttgaAAAtgtacaaagcatagtatcaatAAAAAGCTGAGTATACATactagtgtccgtcaaacaagttgtAAAACATTTTGGTTTGAGTAAATTTATTTGAAAGATGCTTTTTTATTTGATAGATCTTATCATCATTCAAACTCAACTCAATGGTTTCATAATAATTCCaagttctcatttttcatcataaatcataggATCTtaatagatccaaatcaattttaaaCTCATCAATGATTCAAAAGCTGCTctagtaacatccaaaacaatATGGTTTTTTATTAGCCGTATATATTATTTAGCTGAATGGTACTAACATTGAGTTAACATAATTATATTGTGTAAAAATCAGACATACCCGTTGTTATTCCTAACCACGTACACAAAGTTTGTTGTCAAGAGTGTACCCAACACTTTcatttattcatatatatacatcattCATATTAATTTACTTGATATTCAACATTTTTACCACTTTGTACAAGCATGCTTTTTATCGTAACATCATAACTCACAATTGTAAATATTTTTCCAACCGGTCAACATGTCTTGGTAAAGCATAATTCATAACTTTTTCACATGGGATTAAACATACATGCTTGTTAAATCATCAAAGACATCATGTATAAATATTTGTACTGGAACATCACTACAAAGAATAAAAAAGCATCCTTTACAACTTACTTAGAATCTCACACAATTTCAAGGGATTTACTAAAATGTTTTTAAAGACTTAATTCAACTCATttcaagtaaaataaataaaattttaaatagttatGAATTTGATCCAAAACAACCAGAGTATTTTTTATACGTAATGTATTAAAAAAGATTTCGTAGAATCAACGTTTACTCAAATAATTTGCAATTTATCGGTAATTAAAGCAATTTATAAaaagacaataaaaaaatactccaaCAGGGCCAGCCTTTCTAAAtcattgtatttattattttaatgattcTAAGGTCATTGTATTAAATTCTAAATTTCATTTAATATCAAATTACTATTTCTAATTATTAGAATAAGTCATCCAACTCAAGTTGAATCATTTGTGTTTTACGGATGACTTGATGATTTTTTTGTCGTGGAGAGTTGAgatctttaaaaattattttatcttgTCTTGAGATCTTTGCTAATTCATCGGAGCTGGTTGCATATACCTCTAAGTCTCATTTGTGCATTGCAGATATTACTTATTCTGTGAAAGAGCAGCTTGCTACTATTTGTGAGTTATGCCATTTAGATACCTTGCTGTCAAGATGACTACTAAAATCAAGTCATGGCAAGTTCGAGACTTATCATATGCAGCAAGATTACAGCTTGCATCTATTGTCCTGATGAATATTACAAACTATTGGtgtcaaatttttgttcttacTAAGAGGGTCATAAAACGTGTGAATGCAATTTGTAAAGCTTATTTGTGGCATGGAGATGCTGATAATCCTGCTTCTGAAAGTATAAACTAGGATAGTATTTGCAAACCAAAATGGGTGGGTGGACTTGGCATTCGTAATCTGGAGAGTGGGCAAACTTGTGTGGCATGTCTCTTCCATGAGTTAATCAATGTGGGTGAAATGGGTTATACAGTCTATACAAAGATTGGAAGATGGAGGGTTTTCAATGAACCAATAACTGCAAGTTCGAATTTCAAGAAAATATGCAAAGTTAAGGAGATGCTTAGTTGTTGGGTACATAATGAATCCTACTCCACAAAATCGGCCTAAAGGAATACTTAGTTAATGAGCAACCAGTACAGTGGGCTAGCTTTGTACGGAACAGAAGTTCAATACTAAAAGCTAGATTCAATTTGTGGCTTGCTATTCATGATAGATTGAAAACGTGTGATAAATTGCGTGCAATAGGGGTCACTGCGAATGCTTTTATGTCCACTATGTGGAGTTGCTAGTGAATCTAATGCTCACCTGTTTTTCAATTGTAATTTCTGCTCTCAATGTCTTGCAAACATTATGCAATGGCTGTGTATACATGGGAGAGGGCACTTTTTTGTTGGTTTGACTAATAGAAAATGGTTCGGTGCTGTGATCAAGCGTAAAGTCATGATAGTAACTTTAAGTAGCCTTATATGGCATAGGCTATGCTAGGAATGATGTTGTTTGGAACCTTAAAGTTGTAAAGACGAATCTAATAACTAAGCAAGTGAAAAATGAAGTTAAGAGGAGACTCTTGAGCATCCCAATCAAAGGTGTTAGTATTGACGACCATTGGATTAGGATGAGTTTTGAGCTAGATAGTTAGATTTATTGTAGTCTTTgtatagttttttaattttgttttggaaTCATATTTCTCTTGTATGGACATGAAGAGTGTGTGTGGGAAAACACTTCCTTAAAGGTATGTCCTCTCACTCATGCTGATGCAAAATAAGAGTTAtgagttttctttttttttttttatagttttgtaTGTGTTTGTTCTGAATTTGAGTTTCTAAACacaaattttcagaagttttgattttgttttgaataGGATTTGATGAGAAACGAAGGTGGTTTAGTAGTCGAAACTTTGAAGATTCTACTGTTTGTTCTTAGATGAATTTGGGAGGAATGTATTTGGGTTTATGGCTAGATGAAAATGGTAGATTATGGGTTGTTTTGTGGTTCTTATTTTAGCctttgcatgcttgtaatgatgcacaattTAGATTAGAACAAAAGAGGATTTTTTGTAGAGTGTTTAAGTTGTGTATGTAAGTGAACAAAGAGCTAAAAAGAGGGTATGGGACATCTATGGTGGCTGGCTGGTTGGTGATGATTTTAGGTGATTTTTGACCTTTATTTGGTCTATCatggtgtaagaaaggtttattAATGTaacaatttgaaattaaaaaaaattaaattatttttattacgttagaaataaattatttttatttattggagATAGAGAAGATTTAATAATGAGgttgaataatattttttttatcatgggATAATAATTAAGTATTTTGGGCTTAAGTCTATGAGCCTCATTATAATTACCCTATTAAGAGattaaccctaaccctaaccctaattaTTACTAATATAAATATGCCCACTAGTTCACCCTAATTATCCTTTATACTCTTATTTTAAACTAGAAAAATTACATCAAATCTCTTCTCTTTCCTTTGTTTGGATTAATCCGTTTAATCATTTAGCAATATCTacaccttgttcatttttttacaGTAATATCATAAAATTCAGATTGAATTTGGTGAGTTTACTGCTGCTGCATGCTAATTTCCTAATGTTCTTTCACGCCAAATTTGAggaaggtaaatttttttttcctttttcttttggtttattttctttttcttattatcattattgtaatattatttgtcttttggtttctttttccttttttcttcttttgaaaTTGTAACCATTGAATTCCTTGATGTACTACTCATCATTC
The sequence above is drawn from the Amaranthus tricolor cultivar Red isolate AtriRed21 chromosome 5, ASM2621246v1, whole genome shotgun sequence genome and encodes:
- the LOC130814253 gene encoding probable pyridoxal 5'-phosphate synthase subunit PDX1 encodes the protein MSGSGVVTLYGNGAITETTTNTKSPFSVKVGLAQMLRGGVIMDVVNAEQARIAEEAGACAVMALERVPADIRAQGGVARMSDPQLIKEIKRAVTIPVMAKARIGHFVEAQILEAIGVDYVDESEVLTLADDENHINKHNFQIPFVCGCRNLGEALRRIREGAAMIRTKGEAGTGNIIEAVRHVRSVMGDIRVLRNMDDDEVFTFAKNISAPYDLVMQTKQLGRLPVVHFAAGGVATPADAALMMQLGCDGVFVGSGVFKSGDPSRRARAIVRAVTHYSDPEMLAEVSCGLGEAMVGINLNDEKVERYATRSE